A DNA window from Camelina sativa cultivar DH55 chromosome 13, Cs, whole genome shotgun sequence contains the following coding sequences:
- the LOC104736356 gene encoding mitochondrial intermembrane space import and assembly protein 40-like, giving the protein MGQAQSDENSIPSTTTTTNTPPSTNSPRDSHGDNTSSPSMDSLLAEAAAYGEDENEDEPLEAKAQRALDCPCIADLRNGSCGSQFSEAFLCFLKSTAEEKGSDCVNPFVALQSCIKANPDAFSKSVTDDEEEKTEKKEEQPPVQDHRIIPPLWAKDPPRSNNSKL; this is encoded by the exons ATGGGTCAAGCTCAGAGTGACGAGAACTCAATTCCatcaacgacgacgacgacgaacaCTCCTCCTTCTACGAATTCTCCGCGTGATTCTCATGGCGATAATACTTCGTCGCCATCGATGGATTCTCTCCTCGCTG AAGCTGCAGCTTATGGTGAAGACGAGAATGAGGATGAG CCGCTTGAAGCAAAGGCACAGAGAGCTCTCGATTGTCCTTGCATAGCTGATTTGCGTAATGGCTCTTGCGGCTCTCAGTTCTCTGAGGCGTTCCTTTGCTTTCTCAAAAGCACTGCTGAAGAAAAG ggaTCAGACTGTGTAAATCCATTTGTAGCATTGCAAAGCTGTATCAAAGCCAACCCGGATGCATTCTCTAAATCGGTTAcagatgacgaagaagaaaaaaccgagaaaaaagaAGAGCAGCCGCCTGTGCAAGACCATAGAATCATCCCACCTCTCTGGGCGAAAGACCCTCCTCGCAGTAACAACTCCAAGCTTTAG
- the LOC104736357 gene encoding DNA-damage-repair/toleration protein DRT100-like yields the protein MQNLKWVLNLLFVSLLHNFVHSSSAEVICSSKDRASLLSFKSSIIKDTTGVLDSWVGEDCCNEDWEGVLCNRATGEVTNLVLQCPANEPTLYMKGTLSPSLGNLRSLVVLSITGTKFISGSIPNSFSNLTSLRQLVLDDNSLQGNVPSSLGHLPLLDTLSLSGNRFSGLVPPSLGNLRRLTIISLARNSFSGPIPLTFKNLLKLESLDLSSNLLSGPIPDFIGQFQSLTNLFLSSNRLSGGLPVSVYSLGKLQIMSLERNGLTGPLSDRISNLKSLTTLQLSGNKFIGHIPASITRLQNLWSLNLSRNQFSDPLPAVVARGFPSLLSIDLSYNNLNIGAIPSWVRDKQLSDINLAGCKLRGTFPKLTRPTALTSLDLSDNFLTGDVSAFLTSMTNVQKVKLSKNQLRFDLSKLKLPEGVASIDLSSNLVTGSLSSLLNNKTSSFLEEVHLTNNQISGRIPDFTESLNLKVLNIGSNKISGQIPSSITNLVELVRLDISRNHITGGIPQALGQLAQLNWLDLSINALTGRIPDSLLNIKTMKHVSFRANKLCGLIPQGRPFNIFPAAAYLHNLCLCGKPLPACRKTMK from the coding sequence ATGCAAAATCTAAAATGGGTTTTGaatctcttgtttgtttctcttcttcataaTTTTGTTCACTCATCATCAGCAGAAGTAATCTGTTCGAGCAAAGACAGAGCATCACTTCTGAGCTTCAAGTCAAGCATCATCAAGGACACAACAGGTGTTCTGGATTCGTGGGTTGGTGAAGATTGCTGCAATGAAGACTGGGAAGGTGTTTTATGCAATCGAGCCACGGGAGAAGTCACCAACTTGGTGTTGCAATGCCCTGCGAACGAGCCTACTCTTTACATGAAAGGcacactatcaccttcactggGTAATCTCCGATCTCTTGTGGTTTTGTCCATTACTGGAACCAAATTCATCAGTGGTTCAATCCCCAACAGCTTCTCTAATCTGACCAGTCTTCGCCAGCTCGTTCTCGATGATAATTCTCTCCAAGGCAATGTTCCTTCTAGTTTAGGCCATCTTCCATTGTTGGACACTCTTTCCTTATCTGGAAACCGCTTCTCAGGTCTTGTCCCTCCGAGTTTGGGGAACTTGCGACGCCTTACTATTATAAGTTTGGCTCGGAATTCATTCTCCGGTCCAATCCCACTCACTTTCAAGAACCTCCTCAAACTTGAGAGTCTTGATCTCAGCTCCAATTTGTTATCTGGACCAATCCCAGATTTCATAGGCCAGTTTCAGAGCTTAACCAATCTTTTTCTCTCCAGCAACAGATTATCCGGAGGGCTACCAGTTTCTGTTTACAGCTTAGGAAAGCTTCAGATCATGTCGTTGGAGCGCAATGGTCTGACCGGACCACTCTCAGATCGAATCAGCAATCTGAAGTCACTCACTACCCTTCAGTTAAGCGGCAACAAGTTCATCGGTCACATACCAGCATCCATTACAAGACTGCAGAATCTATGGTCTCTCAATCTCTCGAGAAACCAGTTCTCTGATCCTCTACCTGCTGTTGTAGCCAGAGGATTTCCTTCTCTACTGTCCATTGATCTATCATACAACAACCTAAACATTGGCGCAATTCCAAGCTGGGTCAGAGACAAGCAACTCTCAGATATCAACTTGGCTGGTTGCAAACTGAGAGGAACCTTTCCAAAGCTAACAAGACCAACGGCCTTGACCTCGCTAGATTTGTCTGACAACTTTCTGACAGGTGATGTTTCAGCTTTCCTCACAAGCATGACCAATGTTCAGAAAGTGAAGCTCTCAAAGAACCAGCTCAGGTTCGATCTCTCCAAGCTGAAGTTGCCAGAAGGAGTCGCGTCCATTGATCTGAGTTCAAATCTAGTGACGGGGTCGCTTTCAAGCCTGTTAAACAACAAGACAAGCAGCTTCTTGGAAGAGGTCCATCTCACCAACAACCAAATCTCAGGGAGGATCCCTGATTTCACAGAAAGCTTGAACCTGAAAGTTCTCAACATAGGGAGCAACAAAATCAGTGGACAAATCCCAAGTTCAATAACAAACCTTGTTGAACTTGTGAGACTGGACATCTCAAGAAATCACATTACAGGAGGCATACCTCAAGCTCTGGGACAGCTAGCGCAGCTTAACTGGCTCGACCTCTCGATCAATGCACTTACAGGAAGAATCCCGGATAGCTTATTGAACATCAAGACAATGAAACATGTGAGTTTCAGAGCCAACAAATTGTGCGGACTGATTCCACAAGGAAGACCATTCAACATCTTTCCTGCAGCTGCTTATCTGCATAACCTTTGCCTATGTGGCAAGCCATTACCAGCTTGTAGAAAGACAATGAAGTGA
- the LOC104736358 gene encoding high mobility group B protein 7-like, with protein MAGPSSNTNAPKPRKRVEAETSSNASSTTTTTTLRRAKDGSAFARCEGCNKNVAVALISMHNCSLDAKIRVNLEAQVVETHTEAKKKTAEKKKSTSDEPKAKRVRKAKSSSTSNKPKRPLTAFFIFMNDFRKTYSEENPFINVKDVAKRGGEKWKSLSEEEKKVYTDKAAELKAEYNKKMENNDADEEEEDQEKQSDDDEEEQADDAEETEEKDVENADDDNKDAEGKEEEEEGLDDY; from the exons ATGGCCGGACCCTCGTCGAATACAAACGCACCGAAGCCGAGGAAGAGAGTCGAAGCGGAAACTAGCAGCAACGCCTCTTCCACTACTACTACCACCACCTTACGTCGTGCTAAAGATGGCAGTGCTTTCGCTCGCTG TGAAGGATGTAACAAGAATGTTGCAGTAGCGCTTATTAGCATGCACAACTGCAGTCTCGATGCTAAGATCAGAGTGAATCTGG aaGCTCAAGTTGTGGAGACACATACTGAGGCTAAAAAGAAAACTGCAGAGAA gaAGAAGTCAACATCTGATGAACCTAAGGCAAAGAGAGTTAGAAAGGCTAAGAGCTCTTCTACCTCTAACAAGCCTAAGCGACCTCTTACTGCCTTTTTTATCTTCAT GAATGATTTCCGTAAAACTTATAGCGAGGAGAATCCATTTATTAATGTTAAGGAT GTTGCAAAACGCGGTGGTGAAAAGTGGAAGTCTTTGTCTGAGGAA GAGAAGAAAGTTTATACGGATAAAGCTGCTGAACTAAAGGCAGAATATAACAAGAAAATGGAGAACAATGATGCCGATGAGGAA GAGGAGGATCAGGAGAAgcaatctgatgatgatgaggaggaacaAGCTGATGATGCTGAGGAGACTGAGGAGAAGGACGTTGAGAACGCAGATGATGACAACAAAGATGCTGAAggtaaagaagaggaagaagagggtttGGATGACTACTAA